Genomic segment of Corticium candelabrum chromosome 16, ooCorCand1.1, whole genome shotgun sequence:
TAGAGGCCGTACAGGATAGAGAAACAGGTTACAGATAAAACGACAAATCTCACTCCCCAGTTCATGCTCAACATTCAATGATACTACAACAAAGCTGCGTGCCTCCCAAGAGTGACTCTCGACGTCTGGCATTTCCAGTCTTGCTCCCATACGATTAATACTATCATCAGAAACTTGTGTAGATCTCATCTTGTTTCTATAAATCGCATCTGCCACAGTACAAGTCAGTGCAAGTTGCCCAAATCCACACTGAAACGTTCTTGCCATCTGGAAAATCTCATAACGCATACTTCGATAGAAAAAGTTGTCATCAACAACAACCAAGTATTTTTCTTTGGTTATATCACTACAGTTGGGTGACAAATTTGACAAATTTGATCGTTTGCACACCACTTTTTCAAAGTTTTCCCAAACTCCAGTATCATCACCACCTCCACTATTCGTATGATTTAGCTTCCCATCAAATGCAACAAGAATGGCAAGAAGCCGTTCAATACATTGCAAGACTCGCCGCCTCTCATACTTCCATACTTTCCTCTCCTCCTGATCACCACCCCCTTGTCTCCCATCATCGCCACTCTCCCGCTGTAGAGCGTCCAACTGAAGATCCTCGCTgacaaaatcatcaaaacaaaCGTGAAGCACACGCAGTTTCAACGGAATTTCATGAAAATCAACCGAATTGCCAACGCCAGGCGAAAATTTTGCCACTATTTTCTGCGCCAACGTCGTTTTACCCGATGCAGGAATTCCACACATTAACAGAACCGAGCAAGTGCAGGCTCCCTCTCCAAATCCTGCAGCCATCATCTCGTAATGCAATCATCCGGGTCTTTTTAGTTAGAGTTCTGTGTACGTAGTCGATGTACACCTAATGTCGGTCAATGCACAAAGTAGCGACGATCAACTGACGACAGAGTTTAAAAGCTTTCAAGACAAAGTAAATGGATCCAAGGCAAGGCCTTCATTTGAGCTTTCGTAACGTCTGTCTCGTTTTCCGCTCTTACCTTTTCATTTGATTTCAGCCTACAGAGCGGCCTATTCGCTTGAAGAAATTTCCAAGCAGACCATCACAGCTTCAGAGACAAATAGGTGAGTCGCTAAGTTTCATTCTACGTGCGGATATCCGGTGAATCATTGAGTTGTGATCACGTCGACGTCATTCTTACTTCTATGGCGTTTTTGCGTGGTTTGGAGGCGTCAGCTACTGTTTGTCGATagagaaacaaagagacaTATCAAGAAAAGCTTGTAAAGAGACGAATGCGTCGCAAACGCGGACGCTATTACGGAAAGAAAGGTGACACAGTTTGTTTGAATGtgatgatattaatattaatgaatttaTTTGACTTGAATTTATATCATTTATGTTTTTCTTACTTTACAACGCGTCTAAATATTATGAGGCTTTTTCGGATTTGATTAtgatatttttattttttatgaATTTTAGTAATTGCTTACAGAATGATCTCAAGCTAACTTGACTCAAACAATTTTTACTAATGACCGGTACAGTGACTGCAAGAGTCAAAAGTAGTTACTGTAATTCCACAAATTTTCAGTAAAGTTTTATCTTTTATTACCCGAGGCGTGTGTTAGGGTACGGTAACTCCAGCTGGTTACGTGACATACGACCGACTTGATGACTTGCCCCACCTCTtgcgtaacacgtgaccaaataatttatttttagtaatgctctttaatttaattaattaagaaagtttaaaatttatataaaattatgcacacacagtgacacacacacacacacacacacacacacacacacacacacacacacacacacacacacacacacagtgacacacgcacacacatgtgcacacacacacacacacacacacacacacacacacaccacacacacacacacacacacacacacacacacacacacacacacacacaaatggacaaaatggacaaatg
This window contains:
- the LOC134192621 gene encoding L-seryl-tRNA(Sec) kinase-like, with the translated sequence MMAAGFGEGACTCSVLLMCGIPASGKTTLAQKIVAKFSPGVGNSVDFHEIPLKLRVLHVCFDDFVSEDLQLDALQRESGDDGRQGGGDQEERKVWKYERRRVLQCIERLLAILVAFDGKLNHTNSGGGDDTGVWENFEKVVCKRSNLSNLSPNCSDITKEKYLVVVDDNFFYRSMRYEIFQMARTFQCGFGQLALTCTVADAIYRNKMRSTQVSDDSINRMGARLEMPDVESHSWEARSFVVVSLNVEHELGSEICRFICNLFLYPVRPLIDEAREECKAASKAANLESVIHQADRILRKCVAGTMRITKGINKQEMKEMSEKANSVRRIILGKVKSGLLPLAPGGTKNISDNISSVFYDELHSLQL